From a region of the Neodiprion fabricii isolate iyNeoFabr1 chromosome 7, iyNeoFabr1.1, whole genome shotgun sequence genome:
- the LOC124186649 gene encoding adenylate kinase isoenzyme 6 yields the protein MNGSNRPGPNILITGTPGVGKSTMCRLLAERSGLMWLEVSKLAIENKCLEEYDEVYRCPVLDEDKLLDGMEPAMQEGGKIVDYHGAEFFPERWFDIVFVLRADNTILYDRLVARGYTGKKLEDNIDCEIFQTILEEAKASYRDEIVHELQSNTPEEMEQNVNRICQWLEQWKIDNK from the exons ATGAACGGTTCAAATCGCCCAGGTCCGAATATATTGATCACAG GAACCCCGGGTGTCGGGAAAAGCACAATGTGTCGTCTGCTCGCGGAAAGATCAGGCTTAATGTGGCTAGAAGTGAGCAAGTTAGCTATTGAAAACAAATGCCTGGAGGAGTACGACGAGGTTTATCGATGTCCTGTTTTAGACGAGGATAAG CTCCTGGATGGCATGGAACCGGCGATGCAGGAGGGTGGAAAAATCGTGGATTACCACGGTGCAGAATTCTTCCCAGAACGTTGGTTCGATATTGTATTCGTGCTGCGAGCAGACAACACTATATTATACGACAGATTGGTGGCGAGGGGTTACACTGGTAAGAAACTCGAAGACAACATTGATTGCGAGATATTTCAGACGATATTGGAGGAAGCCAAGGCCTCGTATAGGGATGAAATAGTTCACGAATTGCAGAGCAACACACCTGAAGAAATGGAGCAAAATGTAAACAGGATATGCCAGTGGCTTGAGCAGTGGAAAATtgacaataaataa
- the LOC124186647 gene encoding iron-sulfur cluster co-chaperone protein HscB — MTSRSLTNGMRLRSICRCLATRGYVGVCNRPDLCTNDKSGRTNFAIASISDASRCCRNYSSDLPSKCWKCDFQYKSDLFCSKCRALQEPPENLNYFQIIGVKRNYDLKSDEIHKKYRELQHYLHPDRFSNSTEKEKELSENLSSLVNKAYSTLSHPLSRGLYMLALEKLEIPEGTTTLDPEFLMTVMEKNEEIEAATDNAEKVMKLIMENREILADYTRQVSIAFREKNIELAKKLLVKMKYYASMEARLKNLKENLGIVE, encoded by the exons ATGACTAGCCGTTCTTTAACGAACGGCATGAGGCTGCGATCCATTTGCCGTTGCCTTGCGACAAGAGGTTATGTCGGCGTATGTAATCGCCCGGATTTATGTACGAACGACAAATCGGGGCGTACGAATTTCGCAATTGCTAGTATTAGCGATGCGTCTCGTTGCTGCAGGAATTATTCGAGCGACTTACCCTCTAAATGTTGGAAATGCGACTTCCAGTACAAGTCAGATTTATTTTGCTCCAAGTGCAGGGCGCTACAGGAGCCGCCCGAGaatctgaattattttcaaataatcggCGTCAAACGGAATTACGACCTGAAGAGTGACGAAATCCACAAAAAGTACAGAGAATTACAACACTATCTGCATCCTGACAGGTTTAGCAATAGCACAGAG AAAGAGAAGGAATTATCGGAGAACCTATCGTCGCTTGTCAACAAGGCCTATAGTACGCTCTCACACCCTCTGAGCAGGGGTCTGTATATGTTGGCATTGGAGAAGTTGGAAATACCTGAGGGGACGACTACTTTAGATCCTGAATTTTTGATGACGGTGATGGAAAAAAACGAGGAGATCGAAGCGGCCACTGATAATGCTGAGAAAGTGATGAAATTGATCATGGAAAATAGGGAAATATTAGCGGATTACACCAG ACAAGTGTCAATCGCTTTTCGAGAGAAAAACATTGAGCTGGCTAAAAAACTTCTTGTCAAAATGAAGTACTATGCCAGTATGGAAGcaagattgaaaaatctgaaagaaaatttaggCATTGTTGAGTAG
- the LOC124186642 gene encoding protein disulfide-isomerase A3, with the protein MLFRSLILLSLALGAFAAEEDVLELTDDDFSHELERHENSLVMFYAPWCGHCKRLKPEYAKAAELLKGNDPPITLAKVDCTEAGKTTCNKYSVSGYPTLKVFSKNEMVGDYNGPREAPGIAKHMKAQVGPASKELTGEDCQKGFLDSDEVGVIGYFEKDDSPLSAAFHTVAKKLREKVRFAHTSANALLEKEGLKNNIVLYRPKILHSKFEPSSVTYEGGDSIADVNDFITKNYFGIVGVRTRDNAADFKNPLVVAYYNVDYVKNVKGTNYWRNRILKVAKDFPSLNFAISSKDDFQHELNDYGISFTKGDKPTVLARDAKNQKFVMTDEFSVENFEAFLKDFEGGVLEPYLKSEPIPEDNSGNVKIAVAKNFDEIVTNNDKDTLIEFYAPWCGHCKKLAPIYDELGDKLANEDVEIVKFDASNNDVPAPYEVKGFPTLFWAPKNSKDDPIKYEGGRDLDDFIKYIAKHATNELQGYDRKGKAKKAPADEL; encoded by the exons ATGCTGTTCAGAAGTTTAATCCTGCTGTCTCTGGCTCTCGGCGCTTTCGCCGCCGAAGAGGACGTCCTCGAATTGACGGACGACGATTTCTCCCACGAGTTGGAACGCCATGAGAATTCACTCGTCATGTTCTACGCGCCTTG GTGCGGACATTGCAAACGCCTCAAGCCCGAATATGCCAAAGCGGCGGAACTTCTTAAAGGTAATGATCCGCCGATCACTTTGGCCAAGGTTGACTGCACAGAGGCGGGTAAAACCACCTGCAACAAATACTCGGTCAGCGGATATCCGACGCTGAAggtattttccaaaaatgaaaTGGTCGGCGATTACAACGGCCCAAGAGAAGCTCCTGGTATCGCAAAGCACATGAAG GCTCAAGTTGGACCTGCCTCCAAGGAATTAACTGGCGAAGACTGCCAGAAGGGCTTCTTGGATTCTGACGAGGTTGGAGTGATCGGTTACTTTGAGAAGGACGATTCACCCTTGTCAGCCGCCTTTCATACTGTTGCTAAGAAACTGAGGGAGAAGGTCAGGTTCGCGCATACAAGTGCCAACGCACTACTTGAAAAGGAAGGATTGAA aaataacATTGTCCTCTACCGTCCAAAAATTTTGCACAGCAAATTTGAGCCAAGCAGCGTGACCTACGAAGGTGGCGATTCAATTGCCGACGTGAATGACTTTATCACCAAGAACTA CTTTGGCATTGTTGGCGTGAGAACACGAGACAACGCAGCAGACTTCAAGAACCCGTTGGTAGTTGCGTACTACAACGTCGACTATGTGAAGAACGTAAAGGGAACAAACTACTGGCGTAACAGGATACTGAAGGTTGCAAAGGATTTCCCAAGTCTAAACTTTGCGATTTCATCGAAGGACGATTTCCAACACGAGCTCAATGACTATGGAATCAGTTTCACCAAGGGTGACAAGCCGACCGTATTGGCGCGCGATGCAAAGAACCAGAAATTCGTAATGACTGACGAATTCTCCGTCGAAAACTTTGAGGCTTTCTTGAAGGACTTCGAAGGCGGAGTTCTCGAGCCTTATCTAAAGTCCGAGCCAATCCCCGAGGACAATAGCGGAAACGTAAAGATTGCGGTAGCCAAAAACTTCGACGAGATTGTAACCAACAATGACAAGGATACGCTAATTGAGTTCTACGCACCCTGGTGCGGCCACTGCAAGAAACTCGCTCCAATTTACGACGAATTGGGAGACAAGTTGGCCAATGAGGATgttgaaattgtgaaatttgatgCATCAAATAACGATGTGCCCGCGCCATACGAGGTGAAAGGTTTCCCAACGCTCTTCTGGGCACCCAAGAACTCTAAAGACGATCCCATCAAATACGAGGGTGGCAGGGATCTCGATGACTTCATTAAATACATTGCTAAACATGCGACTAACGAGCTCCAAGGATACGACCGGAAAGGAAAGGCCAAGAAGGCTCCGGCTGACGAACTTTAA